aagaaacaaacgaaAACCTTTCATACCAACTTTGTATATTCTGGAACTTGAAGATCACGTGGTTGTCTTGGATCCAGTCCATCATCGTAGCCCGCCAAAACCTTTCAGAACAGCAGATACCAAAAAAATCACTCGTAAACAAATAAAGTTGGTAACCTTGCGTTGGAGTCAGTGCCTAAGGATTTTGGGTTCGTGAGGAGCTGGGCTCTTGAAACTTCACAATGTCTTTGTGACCTTTGTTATTAGTTGACCGCGATATTTCTAGTGTCAAGTTTATAAAGATCCTGGTCGGTGCGCGTGGGATATTCGACGAGAGGAAGACAAGCTAAGTTATCGTTTGCGTAGTTTAACGCGCCCTTGGTAGCGATGTCGGTTAACATCGACGATGATGTTGTCGATGTTATTAGCCGCGTAGCTTTGTTTTATGAGAAGGCGAAGAGCGGAAATCCGTTTCTTCGTAAGGAGAAATTTCAGGTACGACTTCCACATATTCGTCAGGGAAACAGTTAGGTAAGTTCAAGGCAGCACTGGTTAAACTGGGATCGAAAAGAGTATATGTTTCAGTATCTGTTAAGCACAATTGTACTCGATTTTATGGGATTTCCCTTTCACAAGAAGGATAAGTTTGATGTTCTGAAAGTAACAATAGAAGAGCGTTGAACAagacagcttttggaagagcagtgatcagcgttatttccaattccaagGTTGAAACTACTGTTAAATAGAAATTTTGGAGTCTagtggcacgagtaaatttcATCATTGGTGTTAGGCTTTTATATGACCCTACGAAGATAGTTcttcccatgaatatggtaggaacttctGTCCTAGGGagactgcgcatgcgcaaatagaataccaagacaacagtacctctggacgtgttgccagagcgtcgtaccaaacgatgctccccgagatttcggcccggaggtcgcttttgtgacttgaggttcagataccagtcgtcaccgacaggcattgagggagagataagtcggcccctagagcATATGTGacatatccctttcatccactcaaatCAATTCATCTGTtgtaacaatttctaaatatatagcacagttttctaaaagtttccttcatgtggtacaaGCGAGTGTTTAAAtccacaattgcgcgtgcgctctagCAGAAACACTGATTCTAAGGTCCAGAGCCATTATTCAACTCATGTGTTCCATACGGTATATCTAAGCCCATAATGGAAAACAATTACGCACGCGCATTTCCCATTAACTCGTGTCGTCCCATTGAAATTTCGTTTGTTAAGAGACTAAAAAATAACAGTGCCTCgtaaatttttgaacatttttgcaCTATCAATGGTAAAGCTCAACTGACACAGAAATCATAATCATATGGTCATAGCTTCCAGTATGCATCCAGTTCTCGGGGAACTCAGGACACTATTTCTTGAAGGAGTCACCAGATCtagtaaaataatttggtcTTCCGTCAAGATCAATTGGGGCACTAATAACCGCGGGAAAGCGCCGCCCCCCATTACCAGTGAAATTCGTATCTCTTTCAAAGAAGTTGAGATCCAAGCCAGTCGAATAATGTTATTTGTTTGCTTTGACCCCTGCTTATCTCATAGAGATTCCGACGCAAAGTTAAAGGACGTGCAAACGTTATTAGCTCCGTTTGATGATCACATGGAAGCCGCCCATGGAAGCCATGTTTCAGTTGTCGATACCGTCACAATtgtaaagaaaatttcacgAATTTCTGTCctaaacaaatacagcaaagcaCCTGACTCGAGCGAAGCGAGAGAATCATGTTGCCGCCAGTCTTCTTTTTCAACAACCTCAAGTATTGAAAAGCAGTCTGGGAAGGAAATGCGAACACTGTCCATATCCCAAATTGGGACGGTCGATAAAAAGGCAAACCAtgaatttcctgacaaaatagttttcttttttgaggtaagggggggggggggggtgggtagGAAGACGAGGGTTGTTTTGCCCATAAAAGCATTTATTGGCTGGATTTTGAAATATCGATCTTTTTTGCATCAACTAATCTGTCTATTGCAGTCAAATTTCTCAGGGAAAGAAAATTAAGTTCGATTTATCATTCGCAACATTTTGGTTGCATTATATATGTGAATTCGCGTGCCTTTAATTGTGTCTCACAGAGAACTTTCTACTTAAGTCAGACTACAACACCGGAGACAACATTCCCTACTCTTTTCAGTTGAGAAGATAATTgttgccatggctgaaaattgtgaatgagccaactgtcttctgagttgcgattgacggtgacttgccatatgtggtcatatgtgtagtgaacagtgaATTTGCCATGGCACGTCGTGACATGTACCTTCATGCTCTTCTTTGATCGCTATCGTCTCCGAGAGACAAGTTTTTCAAGGATCGAAGTGATCCGGAAGGCAGGCGTTATTGAACAAAAgagacaaaacagaaaaaaagaaaacgaaacgaGGTATAAAAGACCATAAAAATGACTGATTGGCTGACGAAACTCGTTTAAAACTAGtcatgtaaaacaaacaaactagaTTATCGTTTTAGTTCAGAGAGATACAGCTAGCCTACTTGAACCTAATAGTCAGTGCTTGGGTATGCTGGGTCTGCTGTGAGGGAATCTGGAACGGAACTTCAAGGATCGTTTTTGTTGAGGTAAGGACTTAAGAAAATATGACCAGGATCGGGATTAGATCGGGTAGAAACCGTTGGGATTACGGGATTGagggaaaattccggtcggGATAGCGCGATTGAAGAACCCTGTTGGGGACCCTCTTATAAGACCAAAAGATCAAATTACCGTTACGTGGGAGAGGATCGTGACTACGATCTCTATTTAAATGATTTCAACCGATTAGAGACTATTCAGCTTACCTCCAACATCAAAGCTACTTCATAAACAGTTCGGCACATGGGTCCTGTATGATCCAACGTGTACTCAATCGGCATAATGCCCGTATATGGCACCAAACCGTATGTGGGTTTCAATCCCACAATACCACAGGCTGCCGATGGAATCCTGATAGAGCCTCCTTGGTCTCCACCAGTTGCCATGTCAACGTGTCCTCCAGCCACCTTTATTTAATAATGTCCAggtaaaaatacataaaaataaaacaataaagtTTATGTTCGCTGGAATTGATATGTTTTGGATCCGAACCAGTCTCATTTTAGCCCAAGCTGTTACGCGAGGACTAAAATGAGCTTGAGAAGGGcctaaaatatatttatgcccgaGACTGtaaactgtattactattattgttattgaagggcattgagaaaacaaaagctaatcaaatcgaaacttcaacatctcCCCTCCCCGGGCAAACCCCGGGCATAAGACAATTTCCTATGCCCGAGGAGTGAGGAATTTGATTTGTAAGGCCTTCCCGGGGATGGAGATTTGACCTTTGCCAgggtgtggggggggggggggaatttgAACAGGAAAGTGTCAGGTttcaaatcattattttttttttcgggcgctGAAGTCGTCTAAAGCTGTAAACACTTTAGATGAGAtggaataaattaaataaaaagatATAGCATTTGTAAGCGATTagcttgcaaaaaaaaaggtcTTCAAAAGTTGTATCGCATTTTTGAAGGTATGTATGAAAAGTAGAGAGggcttaaatattaatgattttagtttaTAACAACAtagatttttttaaataaaatgagtcAATCTTTGAACACCATGCCACTCGAACAACATTGAACGTAGCCCGCTAATTGCTGTATTTCtagttcttaaagcgtagcgTGTATCGCGTAACCAACATCTTAAATAGCTTTCCATCTTGAACTGATGTCTCTGCGTACCGCGAATATAAACAAGCTTTTGTAAGTCtgtaaaatgcaccacaatgcaTAGGCGTACGGGCACGATCCGACTTGGGGGGCGGCGCCCTGTTTGCCCGAAAAAATTACGCAGTGCCCCATTGCTTGATTGTCGAAATCAGTTATTTACTCCCTCAAAATGTACGAAAAAACATGCGTTTACAATCGTTGAAAGGCATAAAATTGTACGTAATCGAAACACAGTTTTTAGAACCTCACATACTCTATGTAGGTTTACTCGATCTAGTAACGATCGAGTAACTTAACAAGCAACTCGATCTAGTAACTAAACTAGCAAAACCTTATTAAAAAAAGTAACTTCTCCTTCCATGGCGTTGTCCAAAAGTGTCAATTATTTTGACAATACTATCTACTATGACCCTATTGCCATAGGCGCGCTCAATACTAATGATAGCGAGGCTATTCAGTCTACTCTGCCCCATCGTGCTGCGAAGATATGTCTTCAGTCTCCGAAGTCCGCTGAAGGAGCGTTCCGCTGAACATGATGTTGCTGGAATTACGGCCAGATTAATAGACACCACCTTCGAGAATTCTGGGACCATTTCAAACAGGCGGTTTGCATGTAGGGTTTCAATGACGTCTGCCGCTGTTTTTAATGATTTCGGCTCCAGGTGAGCTTTCTTAAATTGACAGAAGAGGCGTTGGTCTGCCTGGAGTAAATCTCTGTCAAGGCTGTAGTAGCTGGAAACCAAGTTGAAGCTACGAATGGCTGGAGAATCACTTAGGGTGATATCACCAAGCGCGCAGAGTACGTCCTGATCGTTTCCGCCAAACCGAGCCTCTATTTCTGCAAGAACCTTATCCAGAGAGGTGAAGTAGGCGTTGACACGATGGAAATCTTCAGGCTTGGATTGTGCATTGTGGCTTGGGTTTTCCCCAACTAGTGCTTGTAAGCGGGTCGATGTTTGTCGCCGTGGCACACGAGCATCTCGAAATGAAAAGTCAGTGTCATTAATCCACGATCTGACCTTGTTACAAACACATTTACACAGCTTCCACACAGACTTAAAACTCTCTTCATTTCTACAACTACGTAATGTGTCCAGAGTCAAATTGGCATTGCGCCTGGCCGAGATGACATCCACAGTCTTGCCTTGGAGGTAAGCACTGAGGCTGCTAGTGTTTGATAAAATGATCTTAAGTACACACAGACCGAGGATAAACTGGAAATCACAAATGGCATGAAGAAGTGAACGACTTTCCGAATACGTTTTAACATCCTTGTCAGTGGATAGAACTAGTAAGGCCTTCACTATTCGCTCGAGCTGCTGGTCCACTGCCTTCACCGCTTCCCACCTACAGGACCATCTCGTTACACTTTGAGACTTCAAAGTCTTCACCAAATTTCCTTCTTCAGTCTCAATGTCTCTAAACAAAGCGTGTCGCTTCGGGCTAGCCTCTAGGAAATTGTACAGGCTCTGAATTGTTCCCAGAGTATTTCGCAATGGTTCCAGCCAAGGAATGTCTTTACTCCGAAGGTGCAAAAGCTCTAGGAAGTTCCCTCTGTTGACATCTGATCTTTGCCCGAGATTCGATCGATCCTCTTCATGGCCTCTTTGAGCGATGTTTTGTTGGGCAGTGTAAAAGAGACATTCGATGATTACACGTAAAAACTCGCGGTTGCGTTTGACGTAGTTGCGATGCCCGTCATCAATGATGCTGATTATTGAAGAGGATTTTCTCTGCATCTGGCGGTGTTCCAGCCACTTTGTCATTGCCAGCGAGTGTGCTTCACTTTGATGGTGTTTCGTGAGGCGCTCTGTCTTCTTCCAATTGCAAAAGGTAAAGGTGTTATCATTCATAAACTTCGAACAAACATAGCAAGTTCCAACCTTTCTATCTATTGAGTAGCTCAACCAAGGATATTGTTTGAACCACTGTGCCTTGAAATCTCTGGTGAATGTTTCGTTTCCAAATTTTTGCGGTTTGTACTCGCGGAGAACCGGTTGCAGTGGCCCTTCTCTAACAGCCGGCCTTGGTTCACCTGCTGTGTGATCATCTCTTTGTAATGCCACGATCATCTCTTTTTCGGGCTCGCTCGCTACATTGTCAATTCGAGGAAGGGAAGGTTCAGGTTCGTAAATAGTTTTCTGCACATCTCGGTCATCTCCCTGTTCCAGTGGCACTGACGCAGGtggaatttcaactttctggATGACATGGGCTAGTACATTCGAAGAACTTAAAGGCGATTGTTCTGATCCTAGAGGAACTGACTCCTTCCCAATTCCAGTAGAATTGTCGGAGATCGATGAACTAGTGGCTGGTTTTGAGGAATGATTGCCATGAGTAGTGCCTGTAGATTCATTTCTAATATCTACTTGATAGTGTACGTCATTCTGAATATCCGACCTTGAAAGCTTATGTGATAGCTGCGACTCCGTGGAACTTTTAGTGAAGAAAGCCAACTGGCTCTGATTACGCTCACGTACCATCGCGAAAGCTACTTTCTTTCCCTTGTGTACAGTCTTAGCATGATTATCTTTATAATCGGAATCGAGTTCCTTCTTACATTCCCCACAAATAACGCACTGGCGATAAGGGCGTTTTCTCTTCCCTCTATCAGGCTCTTGATCAGTCATGATTCAGGGTTCGCCTTCCTCGTCTGAAAATGGGATGTCGGGTATTTGTTTATCGGCAAATCGTTTCTTAAATCTAATCAAATGGTGTGGAAAATTTTGAGGGTATTATGCGACATATGTTTATTGTCTAAACATCGCTTTTAATCAAGTTTGTTTTTCTACCACTCATACAAGGTAAGTGTGACAAAAATACTGTAACGCAAGCCATGCAACATCGAACAAAAAAGAACTATTCTGCTTTGGTTACATTTGACAATAACCCTTTTTGCTACACGTACAAAATATAATTAaagagaacgttttcaaaaatgaattttGGTCATTGTTAGTTTCGGGATTATTTAACAAACACCACTTATTCTCTTACAAAATGTTAAACAATCAATTAATTAAGacgtaaatgaatttctagtttctaaagaaactgtggtgctgcgtcggtgggagagatcaaaacaaaaatttggttttatcaaacgagttgataaaggttgaattaccaccgtgaaagatttagaaagctgacgtttcgagcgttagcccttcgtcagagcgaattaaTTAAGACACTTGCCAGTTTTCCCTCCATAAATACCAAAAgttataaattaataaatactcAAAGTTTTATATGGAAGCGATTATCGATGCTGTAGAAACACCATACAGAAATAAGTCTAAATCAGAACTTCTCATATTCATCCAGAATTTCTCATATTCATTCGTTTAGAAATCGAGCTTTCCAAGTGAATCAGCTCCTTTGGTGAAACCCAACAAAATGCCAGCGTTGAATTGAATTTTATACAAAATAAATTGCTAACGCTAAATTAAATATCAACCTGAAGCCTCCTAGGCTGCTTGAACTCACCTTGAAAGTAACTTTGATCTGTAAAAGTTTCGAATGCCGGCGTCCAAAAACTCGATGATACAGACCTCGAAGAAACTTCGAACTGAAACTTTCTTTCATCTATCGCGCCGCTTTCAAAGTGGCGCGAAAGTTTGGCGCGAACTGCAGCAAGTGCCAGCGATCAACAGAACAGCAGCAGAGCATCAAATGTTTCAAGATCCACAGCAAAGACTTACTCCAAAACAACGACTTTCATATCACAAGTAGTACTTTTTTACTTTCaagtgttcttgttttttatttcttcttaattttatttttcaattccaTCGTTTATCGTTTCTTTATTGCCCGAATTTTTGGCGTTCTGCcgccccccccgcccccccggCTCGTACGATTGTggcacaatgcccgacaaagtgataacaaTAAAACTCTATTCAACGAAAGGAAAAACCTATGTCCTTTTGTTAGGATCAATTAGCTGTAAAATACTATGCATTTGACACTCAATGCTTGACCGATACTGATGCCGGAACAGACGATAATTGTAACCTTTAGATTGGAGTACAAGTGCGACCTCAAGAATTGGGCATGCGCACGGGGTCGAAGCGTTGTAAGTACGCGCGCTCAATTCTATAAGTAGCCAGTTTTGCCTTACCAAAGCTGCAGATCCCGAAGACGAGCCGCCTGCCATCCTTGTCTTATCATATGGATTCAACAAAGGACCCGTGACAGACGTAAGGCTGCCACCGCTGGCACACAAGTCCTCACAAACAGCTTTGCCGACTATGTGTCCACCAGCGTCCAATATGCGGGACACCACAGAAGCGTCAACATCCGGGACAAATCCTTCCAAGATATGAGAGCCATTCATCATGGGTATCCCGGATACAGCTGTGTTATCTTTGATGGCCATTGTTTTACCCTGAAGTTTGCCGTGAGGAGCTCCTTTGATATCACAGCGCCAGTACCTGATATAAGAAGATACATCCAACAACAATAACTTTATTACCCTGTTTTAAGTCGAAGAAAAGATTTACTATGTAGAGGGAATAGTAATAGGTTAAAGTTAATCAGAATAACTAATCTAGCTGAGTAACACGATCAAATAATAAGAATGATTGTAagagaccattttacagttgtttgcttagttgcctggcctttgaatgaaaatgaggctgaaggtgacattgttttgatagaaacccctttctgcttttcttatgctaatgacgctgttctcatgctaattaccttattggtacttaatttcgcgggtctttaatttcgcgtttttcgcgattgtaaaaaaatcgcgaaattaaagacccgcgaaaaaaaattctcgcgaaatttaaacacgcgaaatttaatacctatacaaaaaattcaaactgtagaaaaaaaatgatttattcgTTATGGCAACAAAATTTACAGGATATTTATCAACAAAACGCAAAATATTAACTGGTTTCTACTCGTAAATTCcatttttgaatttgtgaaatgCATGCATTGTTATCGTTAAACTCGTATTAAACTCTAATAataaatttttcttcaagtacGAACAGCATTTCGCTTAGTACCTTAagtgcacaatatttttttgaccaaaaaactTCCGTCACCTTATGAACGTTGCCGCGAACCACTGAAACAATGCGTTTTCACGTtgtaatacatttatttttaacgttaattttcaaatatgtgttttgttgtgttccagTTATCTAGAAACTTTAAACAATTCAGacctttggaaaaataaaaagatgTTGAGAACGCTTCAATCGCGAAATTTAATGCCCTTTTTTCATACTTGCCTATTGAAATCGCGAAAATAAAGCCCCGCGAAATATTGCCTcgccaaaatcgcgaaattaagtacccgcgaaattaagtaccaataaggtaGTACAAATTTACATATGAAAAGCTGTGAGGTTTCtaccaaaacaaggtcacctgcagcctcattttcattcaaaggccaggcaactaagcacacaactgtaaaatggtctattggtaATAAAACGTGGGTAATCTAAAATgaatggaaggaaaaaaattgatataTGGGAAGCAAAAGGGTAAAAACTATGGATGATTTGTTCACTGTATGGAACATCCACTAATTTATGAGTAGTCCTGTGGAAGGCTAGGCTTGTCTTAACAAGCATTTTAAGGATTTTCTTCAGCTGCTGGTCGATAACCGGGAGTCCGAGGATATTTCACTGGCAGCTTGGGGTCTGGTAACTCGTACAGCCGCTGGTATGTATCGCCCAATGTTTTAGCAATGATGTCTGCTCATTGAACAAATGTCACATTAATTCTCCATTACAATgtccaaaaagaaacaaaacaacgacaacaataACGAATAGTTCGTTTCTAGCTTGGTTTTGTGAAAAACTCACCACTGTACTCCTCCAGTTCGTTCTTCTCAAAATCTAGTCCCAGTTCACCAGCAATTGTTGATAGACGTTGAAGGCTTGGGACTTGTACGGCAAGTTGTTTGCAGACGCGAGCTGCGATCGAAAGCGGAGAGGTAATAACAACATATAAATAGATCATGAACGGAATCCTTCAGGAATTTCAGTCGATTCCGCCGACCCCGTCAATATATACAGTACCTGTACCTCGCATTTCCGAGTGCCATCGTTCTACTTAATACAATCACAAACCCGTACTATAACATAAAATCGAACAAGTGCACAAATCATTGAATTTTGGTCATGCTGGGAAACAAAAGATATTTTATAACAGCAAGTTTAAAAACATACCGGTCGCATCAGTCGAAATCATTTCAAAGAGGTTTTGCTAGTTGAAAGGGGCGAATTAAGAAACAAAGGATTATGAAATTCACCATTCAAGGACAACGAAAGATGAACGGCCACAGAAATTACCTTCCCATGTCGCTGATTCAGCCGCACAATTCCACGCTAAATTACCGCTGGAAAACTTACTTTAACGGGCACGTCGACGTTATTCAAAATTGAGGTCAGGTTGCGGTAAAATAGCACAGCACAATGGCAACACACTGCACTGCATGTTGTATAACTCGTGTCACTTCTCCGTGAAATTAATTTTgtactttgtttttctttaatcaAAAAAGTTACCTTGTGTAAGACTTTCAGCCATGACGATTGGAAAAAACCGGGAAATAAAGCAGTATGAGCAAACAAAAGGCTGTACGGTGTTTCACGAGCAAACTCAAGAGACTTGAGCTCTCCCTGCAACAGGAAAAAGTTACAATGGTCACGCAATCTGCTGCACTTGCGTGACTACTAACGCCACGCAGCTACAAAACGGGACTTTCCACGACTACATCATAACATGGCTAACATCGTTATCAACGTAAAATGTCGATGTCGTTAAACGATCCGTTAAAAACTGGGAAACTTGTTTTCAAAAAGACTGCCTACCGGTAACAGGCAATTCAACCGCTCGCGAAGAAAGGGGATCTTTTACCCTTGCAGTAGCTTATTGTTAACGGTATGTACACAACAGTGACTCTTCATCGTCGTAAAAAAATGTTCTTTCAGAGCattaaacaaagcaaaaacagctGCAACATTTGTGCACCCAGTCAGTCTTGATTTCTGCAAGAGGTCACGATAACGGGAGGATATTTTTCGGTAACCAAAAAGCTatctttaaaattaaaagggaaGAACGGGAACGGGAACGGGAACAGGATACGGGGAACGGGGATTCTTTAATGAGGAATCCTTACAATAGCGAATCTTCAAAAAAGAGAATGCTTAAAATCGGGAACCTTTAAAATTAAAACGTCGTTTGTTGTAATTTTGATCAATGAACTGAAATCAGGTTTATTCAGGACTTTCAAAAAAGATCTTGCATTGTCAATTGATACTTTTCGCTTTTTAAGTCTATTTCAAGTTGACACTTTTCGTGCCCAAGAAGGAAGTGAAACGAACAAACTTCTATGGCAACATTAATTCAAcgataattaattaatcaacGGTAAGTCCGGTTTAGGGCAACATTTCATTACTCACTAATTCCAAGATATCATTCTGCAGCAACAATTACttttgccaattttggccgtcTTTATACAAGAGGACACATCGTCTTGaggaacttgggcaaacattcgttgttCGTCTCTAGTATAAGGACGgccacaagacgcattatccgtctagaaaaactatcttctgttgtgcgacttGGCGATGAGAACCCGGGAGAATAGGGGGCAGGAGAGGTACGGGAGGTGGGAGAGAAAAGGGCGGGAAGCAGGAGTTCAAAAATGGCGGGATGCAGGAGTGAAATGCAAAACGCTACTCGTTTCCATTTAGTATGCATTAGAACATCTAAACAACAAGAACGCGAGATGATATTTGATTTGCATCAACGTCTTCGCAGTtatcaagcaaacaaaaattcgAACTTGGTTTGAAAAACAATGGACGTCCctagcttgtacacaaatatCCCTCAAGAGGAGGGAACGCAAATAGGCATACGATTATtttcataactataacccaccgatcccaacacgcttcccTAGAGAAATGCCTGGTCTCATCCTGAACGAAAATTCGGGGGgaactatctccaaacacatggaaccGCCATCCGAACTAAAATAGTAGAATCATTTGCCAAcattttcatggctaaaattgaaacaacgctgacACAACAGAGCAAAACCAAGCCAAAAGCAGGGGCGGATCCAGCATTTTTTGAAAGTGGGGGCCGAACAAGAATACTAATCAGCGCGCTAGGGGGTCTGAGGGCATGCcgatgaaaactttgaaaatttgggTACTCTTACATGCACTCTGATGCAATCTGGAACGTAAAATATCAGGATTTCATATTGAATAAAGTTATAAGTTGTGGTTATAATGATGCATGGTTTGCCAAAAATCATGCTTTAGCTAAAAAATCAAAAGCTCCAACAGCCTGCTTACAAAATGATAAAACTAATGTatattttgatttaaaaaaaatctctgaCGAACTGAAAGGGGGGCCGCGGTcgccccgccccccccccccctaaattCACCCCtgaaaagaatggagacgatatattgacgatagcttctccctctgggacagtgataaaaaaagacgtggatcaatttattgaacaagctaacaaattcgaccctaccatcaaattcacggccgaaatatcagagaacgagattactttcctcgacacagtggtgttcaaaggagaaagattaaaaaaaagaatccattttggacatcaaaactcagtACAAACCTACTAAaactttcaatatacacatttcaactcatgccatccacccggcgtgaaaaatggtttcattaattaaggcgaagcaatgagactgcttagaactaactcctcaaaaacaacattttaggagagccttgtgaaattcaactGAACAACATCTGAGGACACACGGCTATCCTATAACAGTCATGGAAAGGTCCccttcaggggttaactttgccacTAGACCATCggttttaacacaaaagaaggctaatgagaggatgttgccttttgtaactacgtaccacccagcagtgaacaacctcaaacagacactgatggaacaatggagtctaatacaaaatcagcctttgctgaaaaccatttatttgaaacctccgataacatcgtacaaaagaggtaaatctcttaAGGATAcccttgttagatcaaaaatccaACAGTAAGGCTATCATGcaaggcgaccgccaaaaccacactaagagtccgtgcaggcctgtcactcacttagtCTCTCACCAAGATGTGTTTCGAGTCTCCAAATTTATAGGGGACGGAGCAGGACTAAATAGGGCGGGAGCCGGGGGATAAAAGTAAGGGAAGTGGGAGAGCGaggtacgggaagcgggaggTTCTGACCTCAGCTCAACTTCGCTGGCAGGCCGGCGGTCAATGCCTGGGACAGATTATGTGTCTGCTATAAATGTTCACATAGCGTTGTCCAAGGC
The nucleotide sequence above comes from Acropora muricata isolate sample 2 chromosome 12, ASM3666990v1, whole genome shotgun sequence. Encoded proteins:
- the LOC136891659 gene encoding uncharacterized protein, whose amino-acid sequence is MTDQEPDRGKRKRPYRQCVICGECKKELDSDYKDNHAKTVHKGKKVAFAMVRERNQSQLAFFTKSSTESQLSHKLSRSDIQNDVHYQVDIRNESTGTTHGNHSSKPATSSSISDNSTGIGKESVPLGSEQSPLSSSNVLAHVIQKVEIPPASVPLEQGDDRDVQKTIYEPEPSLPRIDNVASEPEKEMIVALQRDDHTAGEPRPAVREGPLQPVLREYKPQKFGNETFTRDFKAQWFKQYPWLSYSIDRKVGTCYVCSKFMNDNTFTFCNWKKTERLTKHHQSEAHSLAMTKWLEHRQMQRKSSSIISIIDDGHRNYVKRNREFLRVIIECLFYTAQQNIAQRGHEEDRSNLGQRSDVNRGNFLELLHLRSKDIPWLEPLRNTLGTIQSLYNFLEASPKRHALFRDIETEEGNLVKTLKSQSVTRWSCRWEAVKAVDQQLERIVKALLVLSTDKDVKTYSESRSLLHAICDFQFILGLCVLKIILSNTSSLSAYLQGKTVDVISARRNANLTLDTLRSCRNEESFKSVWKLCKCVCNKVRSWINDTDFSFRDARVPRRQTSTRLQALVGENPSHNAQSKPEDFHRVNAYFTSLDKVLAEIEARFGGNDQDVLCALGDITLSDSPAIRSFNLVSSYYSLDRDLLQADQRLFCQFKKAHLEPKSLKTAADVIETLHANRLFEMVPEFSKVVSINLAVIPATSCSAERSFSGLRRLKTYLRSTMGQSRLNSLAIISIERAYGNRVIVDSIVKIIDTFGQRHGRRSYFF